The Malus domestica chromosome 10, GDT2T_hap1 genome contains a region encoding:
- the LOC103445179 gene encoding DUF21 domain-containing protein At2g14520-like has product MAVEYECCTSGFFIHIVVIVLLVLFAGLMSGLTLGLMSMSLVDLEVLAKSGTPKDRNHAAKILPVVKKQHLLLCTLLICNAAAMEALPIFLDGLVTAWGAILISVTLILLFGEIIPQSVCSRYGLAIGATVAPFVRVLVWVCFPVAYPISKLLDYLLGHGHVALFRRAELKTLVDMHGNEAGKGGELTHDETTIIAGALELSEKTARDAMTPIAETFAIDINAKLDRNLMNLILEKGHSRVPVYYEEPTNIIGLILVKNLLTVNPEDEVPVKNVTIRKIPRVPETLPLYDILNEFQKGHSHMAIVVRRCNKNTEQTNGNPDDNPVKEVKVDIDGEKPLHEKLKSKRSLQKWKSFTNTNSANNSYRSGSRSKKWTKEIYSDILQIDSEPLPKLPEEEEAVGIITMEDVIEELLQEEIFDETDHQFEDS; this is encoded by the exons ATGGCGGTGGAGTACGAGTGCTGCACCAGCGGATTCTTCATTCACATAGTGGTCATCGTGCTGCTGGTGCTGTTCGCGGGGCTAATGTCCGGCCTCACCTTGGGCCTCATGTCCATGAGCCTCGTCGATCTCGAGGTCCTCGCCAAGTCCGGGACGCCGAAGGATCGCAACCACGCCG CGAAGATATTACCAGTTGTCAAAAAACAGCATCTGTTGCTTTGCACCCTGCTGATTTGCAATGCTGCTGCGATGGAG GCACTCCCCATTTTTCTTGATGGTTTGGTGACAGCTTGGGGTGCAATCCTCATTTCGGTGACACTGATTCTTCTGTTTGGTGAG ATTATACCACAATCTGTTTGTTCCCGATATGGTTTGGCTATTGGTGCAACAGTGGCACCATTTGTCCGTGTTCTTGTTTGGGTCTGCTTTCCGGTTGCATATCCTATTAGCAAG CTATTAGACTATCTGTTGGGCCATGGACATGTAGCTCTATTTCGCAGAGCTGAGTTGAAAACGCTTGTAGATATGCATGGTAATGAG GCTGGAAAAGGTGGAGAGTTGACACATGATGAAACAACCATTATTGCCGGAGCACTTGAACTCTCTGAGAAAACAGCTAGAGATGCCATGACTCCCATAGCTGAAACTTTTGCAATCGATATCAATGCCAAGCTTGACAG GAATTTGATGAATCTAATATTGGAGAAAGGGCATAGCAGAGTACCGGTTTATTATGAGGAGCCTACGAATATTATTGGACTCATCCTG gtAAAAAATTTGTTAACGGTGAACCCAGAAGATGAAGTGCCTGTAAAGAATGTCACTATACGCAAGATTCCAAG GGTTCCAGAAACGTTGCCCTTATATGACATATTGAACGAGTTCCAGAAAGGTCACAGTCACATGGCTATTGTTGTAAGAAGGTGCAATAAGAACACGGAGCAGACTAATGGCAATCCGGATGACA ATCCAGTGAAAGAAGTGAAAGTCGACATTGACGGTGAAAAGCCTCTTCATGAGAAGTTGAAGAGCAAAAGATCACTACAGAAGTGGAAGAGCTTTACAAATACAAACAGTGCAAATAATTCATACAGGAGTGGGTCCAGAAGCAAGAAATGGACAAAGGAGATATATTCAGACATTCTGCAGATTGATAGTGAGCCACTCCCCAAGCTCCCTGAAGAGGAAGAGGCTGTTGGCATCATAACAATGGAAGATGTTATCGAAGAACTTTTACAG GAGGAGATTTTCGATGAGACTGACCATCAGTTTGAGGACTCATAA